A portion of the Spirochaetaceae bacterium genome contains these proteins:
- the yajC gene encoding preprotein translocase subunit YajC, producing MNNFALLQAGGSSVSMIMLLGMVAVLYFLIIGPQRKQRKREEAMRSSLKKGDKITTIGGIRGEVSHIKENGDVVVKVDDNTKITFKKQAIGAVEGDAPATAAKAKKEKKETETSSIEAREKELEDKAKSAE from the coding sequence ATGAATAACTTTGCTTTATTACAAGCTGGAGGCAGCTCGGTTAGTATGATAATGCTGCTAGGTATGGTAGCTGTACTTTATTTTTTAATTATTGGGCCGCAGCGCAAGCAAAGAAAGCGCGAAGAAGCAATGCGCAGCAGCCTTAAAAAAGGTGATAAAATAACCACTATTGGTGGGATAAGGGGCGAAGTTTCGCACATTAAAGAAAATGGAGATGTGGTGGTTAAAGTTGATGATAACACCAAAATAACCTTTAAAAAACAAGCCATTGGTGCGGTAGAGGGCGATGCCCCGGCTACAGCCGCTAAAGCCAAAAAAGAAAAAAAAGAGACTGAAACCAGCAGTATTGAAGCCCGCGAAAAAG